Part of the Methylomonas sp. AM2-LC genome, TAAACGTTCAGTTAATGAGCGTATTTCGTCATTGGAGGATTCTTGGCGGCTGCCGTGAGCGATCAGTAATAAATGCACGATTTAGGTTCTATTCTATTTCAATATGTATTTCGTTGCGGCGTAAGGCTGGCAGGGTCCAGGGTGGATCAAAGGCAGCGGAACGCGGTTTAGACAATTGCCGATAGTGATGTTCTGTTAGCCAATCAGACAATATTTGGCTTTGTTCGGCAATTCGCTCTACTGTTAAACTGCCAGAATAACGCAATACGGCAACTTTTTTAGTGGGTGTTTCTTTTAGAACGACCTGCTTATCCAATGGCGTGGGCAAATTGGTTAAATCATAGCCTGACGGCATTACAAACGACATCAGCCATTTATTATCAACAGCTTGTTGAAATACCGGTGCAGTCATATCCATTTTCTCACCGGCATTTTCGCGAAACACGGGTGTGGTCATTGCCATTTTCTGATTTTGAATATTATTGCCAAAAATATAGCCAGCCAAGCGATTAAAACCGATACTGCCACTGCTTGCGTAATTGGCCTCAACCTCTGTTTCTGCCACTACGATGGCTGGGTATTGCCGAATTTGTATATCACCCTGTTGTGATATAAGGGTAAAGGGTGCTTCTTCACTGGTTCGAATGCCCATTAGTGTGCAACCTGTCAAAAAAAGAGTGCTTATAAATCCGATTAATTTTTTCACTAGCGTATTTTCTATAGAGTTTTTTGCATTGTGCTGTTAACGGTAGCATGCCACAAAATAAAAAATTTGCGGTAACTTAAGCGTATATAAACCAATTAAACGCTACATTGATGAAAATTTACTCACTCTATCGGCAACAAACGCTAGCGATGAGCCAAACTGAAGCTTGGCGCTTCTTTAGCTCGCCGCATTTTCTCAATCAAATTACCCCGGATTTTTTTCACGTTGAAATCACATCCCCGGTACCCGATAACATTTATGCGGGTCTATTGATCAGTTACCGCATGAAAGCTGTATTTGGTTTACCAATGGCCTGGCTTTCGGAAATATGTCATTGCGATGAGCCTAAGCGATTTGTTTATCAGCAACGTGTAGGCCCTTTTAAGTTTTGGAGTCATGAGGTCAGTATTACAGAAACCGCAGAGGGAATAGTCATGGACGATATTGTCTTCTATGCCATGCCGTGGGGCTGGCTCGGTGAATTATTACACGCTTTAATCATCGGCGAAAAATTGAAACGTATTTTCGATACCCGTTATACGTTTCTTAAACAGCAATGGGGCTTAACACCTTAGACGCAGATTGTTAAAGCTAGGCTGGCAATAAGTTGGTCACGCTCGCTTATTGCCAAGACATCGCTGTGTCTTTAATCACTTCTACATGATGACCACGCCTTCTATCAGCAACACGTTTATTTTTAATTACGGCAGGCACTTCAGGGTAATCTAGCCTTCTGTCGTTATGCCAATTACGACTAACGTATTCTCTAACAATAACAAGCTTGTTTTGCAAGCGCATAGAGCTGAGTTTGCGTATCACCCTTTGATCTTCGTCTTCCGGCTCAATATGAACGATGCCATGATTCTCAGTAAGATGGGTGGATTTATCCAGAAATGACACAATTTCAGTTTTAGCAATTTGAGCCGATTTAAAGGGAAAACGCCGCTTCAAAGTAGGCTCAACAAAATGATAAAGGTCACTTAAGTGCGTATCGTTGGGTATGTTTTTTATAAAAATTGCCATAAACGCTTACCTATTAGCGATGTAAACTTAATTTTACTGACAAGTGGTACGCATTTAAATTCAATAGCTGATGAAAATTATCTAAGAAGATGACAAAAAGCCCGCCGATCTATCAGTATTTTTGTATCATTTACGAAACAGGCTTTATTTTTTATCAAGAGTAAATACCTAAGAATGTATATTCCCTATCGAAGCTGATAAACCTAGGAATTCGAAGGATAGATTGAATGTAAATAACGTTATTTTTTAAAGAGCCTGCTGGGTTTTAAATTGTTCAATACAGGCTACCGCCTTTGTTTTTCATGCCTGCGCCGCCAAACAAATCCCATTATTCCTAGCAGTAATGATGGTAATAAAACCCAGATTAGCTCGGATATAATGACTCTAAAGCCTTTTTCTGAGAAAAATGAGCCAACTCCAATGGGAGAAACTTGAATGGGTCTAAACGGAAAAAATAGTCTTTCTGTGCTAAAAGGCCAATACAGTGCAACACCCAATCCACCATTTGTCATGGCATCTAACAGAGGATGCGACGCACATGCTATAAAACAAAGCGCGAAAGTGCTTAACGGTTTTGCGCCAATTTTGCGGCAAAACAAACTACATATGCTTGCTAAAGCAAAAGCGAATAGCAATGAATGTGTAAAACCTCGATGCCCCCACTGAGATTCGTAAGCAATACCAAACTTAAAGGTGATAACGTCTGCATCTGGAAGTACTGAGCAAAATGCAGCCAATAGAAATAATTTGAAATTTACAGATTTACTTTTAAAGCTAGCATATAAAACCGCTGGTATTGCAATGTGCGAAAATGCTGATGCCATTTTTATGTTTGCCTTACAGAATTGATAACGGTATTGATTTTAGAGTCGGAAATTTTAATAGGCTATTGCTGCACATTTACCAATGTTAAGTACTCTATTTTCGGATTATAGTTAACGCTTCAGGGCGATGTATATTGCCAACTCTGGGCTGGAAAATTGAACCACCAATAATCAAAAATTTCAAACGAGGCATCATAAATCAAATCGGGACGTTCATCTTGAAACGAATAATATATCCAGCGATTTTTTTCTT contains:
- a CDS encoding heme-binding protein produces the protein MGIRTSEEAPFTLISQQGDIQIRQYPAIVVAETEVEANYASSGSIGFNRLAGYIFGNNIQNQKMAMTTPVFRENAGEKMDMTAPVFQQAVDNKWLMSFVMPSGYDLTNLPTPLDKQVVLKETPTKKVAVLRYSGSLTVERIAEQSQILSDWLTEHHYRQLSKPRSAAFDPPWTLPALRRNEIHIEIE
- a CDS encoding SRPBCC family protein, whose protein sequence is MKIYSLYRQQTLAMSQTEAWRFFSSPHFLNQITPDFFHVEITSPVPDNIYAGLLISYRMKAVFGLPMAWLSEICHCDEPKRFVYQQRVGPFKFWSHEVSITETAEGIVMDDIVFYAMPWGWLGELLHALIIGEKLKRIFDTRYTFLKQQWGLTP